One segment of Chionomys nivalis chromosome 3, mChiNiv1.1, whole genome shotgun sequence DNA contains the following:
- the Psmg3 gene encoding proteasome assembly chaperone 3: MEDKPLVVSKQKTEVVCGVPTQVICTAFSSHILVVVTQFGKMGTLVSLEPSNVANDITKPMLTTKVLLGKDEPLIHVFAKNLVAFVSQEAGNRAVLLAMAVKDKSMEGLKALKEVIRMCQVW, translated from the exons ATGGAAGACAAACCATTGGTAGTATCTAAACAGAAGACAGAAGTGGTATGTGGTGTGCCCACCCAGGTGATCTGCACGGCCTTCAGCAGCCACATCCTGGTTGTGGTGACCCAGTTTGGGAAGATGGGTACGCTAGTCTCCTTGGAGCCCAGCAACGTGGCCAATGACATCACCAAGCCAATGCTAACCACAAAAGTCCTCCTCGGGAAGGACGAG ccgCTCATCCATGTCTTTGCAAAGAACCTGGTAGCGTTTGTGTCTCAAGAAGCAGGAAACAGAGCCGTCCTCCTGGCCATGGCTGTGAAGGACAAGAGCATGGAGGGGCTGAAGGCCTTGAAGGAGGTGATCCGGAtgtgccaggtgtggtga
- the Tmem184a gene encoding transmembrane protein 184A, protein MRNASGFLKTAGAPLVSATWIPHSPSLAMPMVAAGPQMERVDNGSQGHPQLFLTSALARGVSGVFVWTALLLTCHQIYSHLRSYTVPQEQRFVIRLLFIVPIYAFDSWLSLLLLGGHPYYVYLDSVRDCYEAFVIYSFLALCFQYLGGESAIMAEIRGKPIRSSCFYGTCCLRGMSYSITFLRFCKQATLQFCIVKPVMALTTIILQAFDKYHDGDFNIHSGYLYVTLVYNASVSLALYALLLFYFATRDLLRPFEPLLKFLTIKAIIFLSFWQGMLLAILERCGVIPEVQAMDGTRVGAGTLAAGYQNFLICVEMLFASLALRYAFPSQVYSEKKNSPALPAPMQSISSGLKETISPQDIVQDAIHNFSPAYQQYTQQSTHEAPGPGQGGHPSSSTHPGPASSSGGGKKSRNIEKRMLIPSEDL, encoded by the exons ATGAGGAATGCATCAGGCTTTCTGAAAACAGCCGGAGCTCCCTTGGTGTCAGCGACCTGGATTCCACACAGCCCCTCTCTGGCAATGCCCATGGTGGCAGCTGGGCCGCAGATGGAGCGCGTGGACAACGGTTCACAGGGGCACCCCCAGCTCTTCCTCACCAGTGCATTGGCCCGAGGCGTGTCAGGCGTGTTTGTATGGACTGCTCTGCTCCTAACCTGCCACCAG ATCTACTCGCACCTGCGTTCCTACACCGTCCCGCAAGAGCAGCGCTTCGTCATCCGCCTCCTGTTCATTGTGCCCATCTACGCCTTCGACTCATggctcagcctcctcctcctcgggGGCCATCCATACTACGTCTACTTAGACTCTGTGCGAGACTGTTACGAAG CATTTGTCATCTACAGTTTCCTGGCCTTGTGCTTCCAGTATCTGGGGGGAGAGAGCGCCATCATGGCTGAGATCCGTGGCAAACCTATCCG GTCCAGCTGCTTCTATGGGACCTGCTGCCTCCGTGGCATGTCCTATTCCATCACTTTCTTACGTTTCTGCAAACAG GCCACACTACAGTTCTGCATTGTGAAACCTGTCATGGCTTTGACCACCATCATCCTCCAGGCTTTCGACAAATACCACGATGGAGACTTCAA CATCCACAGCGGCTACCTGTACGTGACCCTCGTGTACAATGCCTCAGTTAGCCTGGCTCTCTACGCTCTGCTCCTTTTCTACTTCGCTACCAGAGACCTCCTGAGGCCCTTTGAGCCATTGCTCAAGTTCCTCACCATCAAAGCCatcatcttcctctccttctggCAGG GAATGCTGCTTGCCATCTTGGAGAGGTGTGGGGTCATCCCTGAGGTCCAGGCCATGGACGGCACCAGGGTGGGGGCTGGTACCCTCGCCGCTGGCTACCAGAATTTCCTTATCTGTGTTGAGATGCTGTTTGCCTCGCTTGCGCTGCGCTATGCCTTTCCCAGTCAGGTGTACTCAGAGAAGAAGAACTCGCCAG CTCTGCCAGCACCTATGCAGAGTATATCCAGTGGCTTAAAGGAGACCATCAGTCCACAGGATATCGTCCAGGATGCCATCCATAACTTCTCACCAGCATACCAGCAGTATACACAGCAGTCCACACACGAAGCTCCTGGGCCTGGCCAGGGTGGGCACCCATCGTCCAGCACCCACCCTGGCCCAGCCAGCAGCTCCGGAGGGGGTAAGAAGAGTCGCAACATAGAGAAACGCATGCTGATTCCGTCAGAGGACCTGTAG